Proteins encoded together in one Pantoea sp. CCBC3-3-1 window:
- a CDS encoding quinone oxidoreductase has protein sequence MAKRIQFSQHGGPEVMQFVDVEVKAPAAGEVLVENKAIGINYIDTYMRSGLYPASLPSGLGTEAAGVVKSVGEGVTAVKVGDRVVYAQSALGAYSEFHIVHVDKLAILPDAISYEQAAASFLKGLTVHYLLRQTYVVQPDEIFLFQAAAGGVGLIACQWAKALGAHLIGTVGSAEKAIKAKEAGAWETINYREENIAQRVSELTHGKKVRVVYDSVGKDTWEASLDCLQRRGLMVSFGNASGPVSGVNLGILNQKGSLYVTRPSLNGYITTRDALTHASNELFSLIASGAINVEVPEQQKFALKDAQQAHKTLESRATQGSSLLIP, from the coding sequence ATGGCAAAACGTATACAATTCAGCCAGCACGGCGGCCCGGAAGTGATGCAGTTCGTTGATGTTGAGGTAAAGGCACCGGCAGCAGGCGAAGTGCTGGTCGAGAACAAAGCGATCGGCATTAACTATATTGATACCTATATGCGCAGCGGTCTTTATCCCGCCTCTTTGCCTTCCGGTCTGGGAACAGAAGCCGCTGGCGTTGTGAAAAGCGTGGGTGAAGGCGTAACGGCAGTAAAAGTTGGCGACCGCGTGGTTTATGCTCAGTCAGCGCTGGGGGCCTATAGCGAATTTCATATCGTTCATGTCGATAAACTGGCTATCCTGCCCGATGCCATTTCTTACGAACAAGCCGCCGCGTCTTTCCTGAAAGGCCTGACCGTGCATTATCTGCTGCGTCAGACGTATGTGGTACAACCGGATGAGATTTTCCTGTTCCAGGCCGCCGCTGGCGGCGTTGGGCTGATTGCCTGTCAGTGGGCAAAAGCGCTGGGAGCACATCTGATTGGCACCGTAGGATCGGCTGAAAAAGCGATTAAAGCGAAAGAAGCAGGCGCGTGGGAAACGATCAACTATCGCGAAGAAAATATCGCCCAGCGCGTGTCTGAACTGACCCACGGCAAGAAAGTCCGCGTGGTTTACGACTCGGTAGGGAAAGATACATGGGAAGCGTCACTGGACTGTTTGCAGCGCCGCGGCCTGATGGTCAGCTTCGGCAACGCATCTGGCCCGGTAAGCGGTGTTAATCTGGGTATTCTGAATCAGAAAGGATCGCTGTACGTGACCCGCCCTTCGCTGAATGGCTATATCACTACGCGTGATGCCTTAACTCACGCCAGCAACGAGCTGTTTTCTTTAATTGCCAGCGGCGCAATTAACGTTGAAGTGCCAGAACAGCAAAAGTTTGCGTTGAAAGATGCGCAGCAGGCGCACAAGACGCTGGAGAGCCGCGCAACGCAGGGTTCCAGCCTGTTGATTCCCTGA
- the dnaB gene encoding replicative DNA helicase, whose translation MAGNKPTNKSNENREPRDRQMEGLKLPPHSLEAEQSVLGGLMLDNERWDNVSERVVAQDFFSRPHRMIFGEMQRLLELGKPIDLITLSESMETKGELSMVGGFAYLAELSKNTPSAANIGAYADIVRERAVVREMIAVANEIADAGYDPQGRTSEDLLDLAESRVFQIAENRANKDEGPKSVDQILEATISRIESLYQTPHDGVTGVDTGYQDLNKKTAGLQRSDLIIVAARPSMGKTTFAMNLCENAAMLQDKPVLIFSLEMPGEQIMMRMLASLSRVDQTRIRTGQLDDEDWARISSTMGILLEKKNMFIDDSSGLTPTEVRSRARRVFREHGGLSMIMIDYLQLMRVPALSDNRTLEIAEISRSLKALAKELQVPVVALSQLNRSLEQRADKRPVNSDLRESGSIEQDADLIMFIYRDEVYHENSDMKGIAEIILGKQRNGPIGTVRLTFNGQWSRFDNYAGPQYDDE comes from the coding sequence ATGGCAGGAAATAAACCCACCAACAAATCCAATGAAAACCGTGAGCCGCGCGATCGGCAAATGGAAGGGCTGAAGCTGCCGCCCCATTCTCTGGAAGCGGAACAATCCGTGTTGGGCGGCCTGATGCTGGATAACGAGCGCTGGGATAACGTCTCTGAACGCGTGGTGGCACAGGACTTCTTCAGCCGTCCGCACCGAATGATTTTCGGCGAAATGCAGCGCCTGCTGGAACTGGGCAAGCCCATCGACCTGATCACCCTTTCCGAATCGATGGAAACCAAAGGTGAGCTGAGCATGGTGGGCGGTTTCGCTTATCTTGCCGAGCTGTCCAAAAACACGCCAAGTGCGGCTAACATCGGCGCTTATGCAGACATCGTGCGTGAACGTGCCGTCGTTCGCGAAATGATTGCCGTGGCCAATGAAATTGCCGATGCGGGTTACGATCCGCAGGGGCGCACCAGTGAAGATCTGCTCGATCTGGCCGAATCGCGCGTTTTCCAGATTGCCGAAAACCGTGCCAATAAAGACGAAGGTCCGAAAAGCGTCGATCAAATTCTTGAGGCGACGATCTCAAGGATCGAATCTCTTTATCAGACGCCGCACGATGGCGTTACCGGTGTGGATACTGGCTATCAGGATCTGAACAAGAAAACCGCGGGTCTTCAGCGCTCGGATTTGATTATCGTGGCTGCACGTCCGTCAATGGGTAAAACCACTTTTGCGATGAACCTCTGCGAAAATGCGGCGATGTTGCAGGATAAGCCGGTTTTAATCTTCAGTCTGGAGATGCCCGGCGAACAGATCATGATGCGTATGCTTGCGTCGTTGTCACGCGTGGATCAGACGCGTATTCGTACCGGTCAGCTTGATGATGAGGATTGGGCGCGAATTTCCAGTACGATGGGGATCCTGCTAGAGAAGAAGAACATGTTTATCGATGATTCTTCTGGCCTGACACCCACGGAAGTGCGTTCCCGTGCGCGCCGCGTTTTCCGTGAGCATGGCGGCCTGAGCATGATTATGATCGACTACCTCCAGCTGATGCGCGTCCCGGCACTGTCGGATAACCGTACGCTGGAAATCGCCGAAATCTCCCGCTCGTTAAAAGCGCTGGCAAAAGAACTTCAGGTGCCGGTGGTGGCGCTGTCGCAGCTGAATCGCTCTCTGGAACAGCGTGCGGACAAGCGCCCGGTCAACTCCGATCTGCGTGAGTCTGGCTCAATCGAGCAGGATGCCGATTTGATCATGTTTATCTATCGTGATGAGGTTTATCACGAAAACAGCGACATGAAAGGCATTGCGGAAATCATTCTCGGCAAGCAGCGTAACGGACCTATCGGTACGGTGCGTCTGACCTTTAACGGCCAGTGGTCGCGCTTTGATAACTATGCCGGACCGCAGTACGACGACGAATAA
- a CDS encoding Lrp/AsnC family transcriptional regulator, whose translation MTQIDDYDLKLLTLLETNGRLTNQELSDLIGLSASQCSRRRINLEQAGLILGYHARLSPDAVGLNVIGLIEVRLINHTSDYVDSFHRMVAEESAIVDAWKTTGDADYLLKVAVADLPALSALISQLVAGHKSVSHVKTSVVLSRLKENGMSIPA comes from the coding sequence ATGACCCAGATTGATGATTATGACCTTAAGCTACTGACCCTTCTTGAAACCAACGGTCGCCTGACCAACCAGGAATTGAGCGATTTAATCGGCTTATCCGCTTCCCAATGCTCACGGCGTCGCATCAATCTTGAACAGGCAGGTTTAATCCTCGGCTACCACGCGCGGCTTTCGCCAGATGCCGTTGGGTTGAACGTAATCGGCCTGATTGAAGTTCGCCTGATCAACCACACTTCAGATTATGTCGACAGCTTTCACCGGATGGTGGCAGAAGAATCAGCGATCGTTGATGCCTGGAAAACGACGGGCGACGCCGACTATCTGCTGAAGGTGGCGGTAGCGGATTTGCCCGCGCTGAGTGCGTTAATCAGTCAGCTGGTGGCTGGCCATAAAAGCGTCTCGCATGTCAAAACCTCCGTAGTGCTGAGCCGCCTGAAAGAAAACGGCATGTCGATCCCCGCTTAA
- a CDS encoding YitT family protein, producing MDNVVQPAKIPHTLVEDALAILFGTLLVSFGVTLLKTAGALTGSTAGIAFLISYLTHLSFGTAFFVINLPFYWLAARRMGWAFTIKTFCAVGLVSLFTHLHPLFIHFSALDPFYATLFGNVIMGIGFIVLFRHKASLGGINILALWLQDKYGIRAGKLQMGVDTCVVLASLFVVSLPMLAASIAGAVILNLIIAMNHRPGRYFV from the coding sequence ATGGATAACGTCGTACAACCCGCTAAAATTCCTCACACCCTGGTTGAAGATGCCCTGGCGATCCTTTTCGGCACGCTATTGGTTTCTTTTGGGGTAACGCTGCTAAAAACTGCCGGTGCATTGACAGGGAGTACCGCAGGTATCGCCTTTCTTATCAGTTATTTAACGCATCTGTCATTTGGCACGGCGTTCTTCGTTATCAATCTGCCATTTTACTGGCTGGCCGCGCGTCGCATGGGCTGGGCGTTCACGATCAAAACATTCTGCGCCGTCGGACTGGTTTCGCTGTTCACCCATTTACATCCGCTTTTCATCCATTTTTCCGCGCTGGATCCCTTTTACGCCACACTGTTCGGTAACGTGATCATGGGGATTGGGTTTATAGTATTGTTCCGGCATAAAGCCAGCCTGGGCGGCATTAACATTTTGGCGCTGTGGCTACAGGACAAGTACGGTATTCGTGCCGGGAAACTGCAAATGGGCGTGGATACCTGTGTGGTACTGGCCTCTTTATTTGTGGTGTCGCTGCCGATGCTGGCGGCATCCATTGCCGGTGCGGTGATCCTCAATCTGATTATTGCGATGAATCACCGTCCCGGCCGCTATTTTGTCTGA
- a CDS encoding amino acid aminotransferase produces the protein MFQNVDAYAGDPILSLMETFKQDTRPHKVNLSIGLYYDEQSVIPQLQAVAEAEARLNSEAKDASLYLPMEGLPAYRNAIAPLLFGQDHPVLKAGRIATIQTVGGSGALKVGADFLKTYFPGSQVWVSDPTWENHVAIFSGAGFQVNTYPWYDSETKGVKFDELIAKLKTLPAQSIVLLHPCCHNPTGADLTNDQWDIVTEVLKERDLIPFLDIAYQGFGGGMEEDAWAIRAIAAAGLPALVSNSFSKIFSLYGERVGGLSVVCEDASESARVLGQLKATVRRNYSSPPNFGAQVVSCVLNDAQLKANWLAEVEAMRVRILAMRQALVDVLTTAMPGKNFDYLLKQRGMFSYTGLNAQQVDRLRDEFGVYLIASGRMCVAGLNSKNVHQVAEAFAAVM, from the coding sequence GTGTTTCAAAACGTTGATGCCTACGCCGGCGATCCAATTCTCTCCCTGATGGAGACCTTCAAGCAGGATACGCGACCGCATAAGGTGAACCTGAGCATCGGGCTGTACTACGACGAGCAGAGTGTGATCCCCCAGTTGCAGGCCGTTGCCGAAGCGGAAGCCCGCCTGAATAGCGAAGCGAAAGATGCGTCGCTCTATCTTCCCATGGAAGGTCTGCCTGCTTACCGTAACGCGATCGCGCCACTGCTGTTCGGCCAGGATCATCCCGTGCTGAAAGCGGGGCGTATCGCCACTATTCAGACCGTTGGCGGTTCAGGCGCGTTGAAAGTGGGCGCAGATTTCCTGAAAACCTATTTTCCTGGCTCCCAGGTCTGGGTCAGCGATCCCACCTGGGAAAACCATGTAGCGATTTTCTCAGGCGCGGGTTTCCAGGTTAATACCTATCCGTGGTACGACAGCGAAACCAAAGGCGTAAAGTTCGACGAGCTGATCGCAAAACTGAAAACGCTGCCGGCGCAAAGCATTGTGCTGCTGCATCCATGCTGCCATAACCCAACCGGTGCGGATCTGACTAACGATCAGTGGGATATCGTGACGGAAGTGCTGAAAGAGCGCGATCTGATCCCCTTCCTCGACATCGCCTACCAGGGCTTTGGCGGCGGCATGGAAGAAGATGCCTGGGCGATTCGCGCCATTGCGGCGGCCGGTCTGCCTGCGCTGGTCAGCAACTCCTTCTCGAAAATCTTTTCGCTGTATGGCGAACGCGTCGGTGGTCTGTCTGTAGTATGTGAAGATGCATCAGAATCCGCCCGCGTGCTGGGACAGCTGAAAGCTACCGTGCGCCGTAACTACTCCAGCCCGCCAAACTTCGGCGCACAGGTTGTTTCCTGCGTGCTGAATGATGCGCAGCTGAAAGCTAACTGGCTGGCGGAAGTGGAAGCGATGCGCGTACGCATTCTTGCGATGCGTCAGGCGCTGGTAGATGTGCTCACTACGGCGATGCCGGGTAAAAACTTCGATTACCTGCTGAAGCAGCGCGGCATGTTCAGCTATACCGGCCTGAATGCGCAACAGGTGGATCGTCTGCGTGATGAGTTTGGCGTTTACCTGATCGCCAGCGGCCGTATGTGCGTTGCCGGTCTGAACAGCAAAAACGTTCATCAGGTGGCCGAAGCCTTTGCCGCCGTGATGTAA
- a CDS encoding secondary thiamine-phosphate synthase enzyme YjbQ, which translates to MWYQQTITLSPKSRGFHLVTDEITEELRRLGDVQVGLLHLLLQHTSASLTLNENCDPTVRSDMENHFMRQVPESAPYEHDYEGADDMPAHIKSSSLGVSLTLPVSRGRLLLGTWQGIWLGEHRVHGGARRIIATLQGE; encoded by the coding sequence ATGTGGTACCAACAGACTATTACGCTTAGCCCCAAATCCCGTGGCTTTCATCTGGTGACGGATGAAATCACCGAAGAACTCCGCCGCCTTGGTGATGTGCAGGTAGGTTTGCTTCATTTGCTGTTGCAGCACACTTCTGCTTCGCTGACGCTGAATGAAAACTGCGATCCGACGGTCAGAAGCGATATGGAAAATCACTTTATGCGGCAGGTGCCGGAAAGCGCCCCGTATGAACATGATTACGAAGGGGCGGACGATATGCCTGCGCATATCAAATCCTCCTCGCTGGGCGTGTCGTTAACGCTGCCAGTCAGTCGCGGACGGCTGCTGCTGGGGACCTGGCAAGGTATCTGGCTGGGCGAGCACCGCGTACATGGCGGTGCCCGGCGTATCATCGCCACGCTACAGGGGGAGTAG
- a CDS encoding MmcQ/YjbR family DNA-binding protein — translation MNVSDLLSYCMDKPGAEQSVHSDWKATQIKVDDVLFALVHDVDGRPAVALKTTPALADLLREKHSDVLPSEHLNKSHWSTLLLDGTLKDSQIYYLVDASWQQARDTRLA, via the coding sequence ATGAACGTATCGGATCTTCTGTCTTACTGCATGGACAAGCCGGGCGCGGAGCAGAGCGTCCACAGCGACTGGAAAGCCACGCAGATTAAGGTGGATGACGTATTATTTGCACTGGTGCACGACGTGGACGGGCGACCCGCCGTCGCGCTGAAAACCACGCCGGCGCTGGCTGATTTACTGCGTGAGAAACACAGTGACGTGTTGCCCAGCGAGCATCTGAATAAGTCGCACTGGAGTACGCTTTTGCTGGATGGCACGCTGAAAGATTCGCAAATTTATTATCTGGTGGATGCATCCTGGCAGCAGGCGCGGGACACCAGGCTGGCTTAG
- a CDS encoding NAD(P)-dependent alcohol dehydrogenase: MNITHAYAAQDAKSKLAPFEFQPRELREHDVQIEILYCGVCHSDLHQARNEWKNTIFPVVPGHEIVGRVTAVGDHSHKYKVGDLVGVGCLVDSCRTCDSCKEDLEQYCENGFTGTYNGEDRETGDITFGGYSTQIVVNEDFVLRVPENLDPAGAAPLLCAGITTFSPLNHWGVGPGKKVGIVGLGGLGHMGVKIAHAMGAHVVLFTTSPSKVEDGKRLGADEVVISKDADQMAEHVNSFDFILNTVAAPHDLNPFISLLRRDGTLTLVGAPEHDHPSPQVFNLIFKRRSIAGSLIGGIKETQEMLDFCGKHNITSDIEMIKMDEINEAYERMLKSDVKYRFVIDIDSLRG; the protein is encoded by the coding sequence ATGAATATTACGCATGCTTATGCCGCTCAGGATGCTAAGTCGAAACTGGCACCCTTTGAATTCCAGCCGCGCGAACTGCGTGAGCACGATGTCCAGATTGAAATTCTTTACTGTGGCGTTTGCCACTCTGATCTTCATCAGGCCCGCAACGAGTGGAAAAACACCATTTTTCCGGTCGTCCCTGGCCATGAGATCGTAGGCCGCGTTACCGCGGTTGGCGACCACAGCCACAAATACAAAGTCGGCGATTTGGTCGGTGTGGGTTGTCTGGTCGATTCCTGTCGTACCTGCGACAGCTGTAAAGAAGACCTGGAACAGTACTGCGAAAACGGTTTTACCGGCACCTATAACGGTGAAGATCGTGAAACGGGTGATATTACCTTTGGCGGCTACTCTACGCAGATTGTCGTTAATGAAGACTTTGTGCTCCGCGTGCCGGAAAATCTTGATCCTGCTGGCGCCGCACCGCTGCTGTGCGCCGGTATCACCACTTTCTCCCCTCTGAATCACTGGGGCGTGGGCCCGGGCAAAAAAGTCGGCATCGTGGGCCTGGGCGGCCTTGGTCACATGGGCGTGAAGATTGCCCATGCGATGGGTGCGCATGTCGTGCTGTTCACTACCTCGCCTTCCAAAGTTGAAGACGGTAAACGTTTAGGCGCGGATGAGGTGGTGATCTCTAAAGATGCCGATCAGATGGCTGAACACGTCAACAGCTTCGATTTTATTCTGAATACCGTGGCGGCCCCGCACGATCTGAACCCGTTCATTAGCCTGCTGCGCCGCGATGGTACCCTGACGCTGGTCGGCGCGCCGGAACATGACCATCCGTCACCGCAGGTATTTAACCTGATCTTTAAGCGCCGCAGCATTGCGGGTTCGCTGATTGGCGGGATTAAAGAGACGCAGGAAATGCTGGATTTCTGCGGCAAGCACAACATTACGTCCGATATTGAAATGATCAAAATGGATGAGATTAACGAAGCCTATGAACGTATGCTGAAAAGTGACGTGAAGTACCGCTTTGTGATTGATATCGACAGCCTGCGCGGTTAA